One Rhizobiales bacterium GAS188 DNA window includes the following coding sequences:
- a CDS encoding monosaccharide ABC transporter ATP-binding protein, CUT2 family, translating into MTEGSTHLEVKGLTKRFGGLVAVKDVGFKVMSGEILGLIGPNGSGKSTVMKLIMGIERPDAGSVRIKGVEVAGWPSHRIARLGAGMVFQHSRPLHRQTVLENITLALLPDKLMRLFPDPEIEARARAIAERVGLGHVLERRPSTLPFADLRKMEIAKAIARDPQVVLVDEPFAGLTSKETAAFAQLITELRDDGRAVLLVDHNVKSVAALVDRVFAMYVGERIAEGTADEVMRDETVRRVYLGGSIEAAARPESSFGDATPFLEVKDLNVFYGKAQALEEVSIHVHHGEFVSVVGLNGAGKTTLFNAISGMLPYAGEIRREGKVQRGLTPAAIARGGIVQCPETRELFGDMTVRENLDLGGQHVTQAESEERMAWLFELFPILEQRQAQTAATLSGGEQQMLTIARALMMKPELLILDEPTLGLAPVILEQLSKALEKLRQTTPITVLLGEQNVTFALPHADRVYVLEHARIVWEGDPSRFATEAGTGYL; encoded by the coding sequence ATGACCGAAGGCAGCACGCATCTCGAGGTCAAGGGCCTGACCAAGCGCTTCGGCGGCCTCGTCGCCGTCAAGGATGTCGGCTTCAAAGTCATGAGCGGAGAGATCCTCGGGCTGATCGGCCCGAACGGCTCGGGCAAATCGACCGTGATGAAGCTGATCATGGGCATCGAGCGGCCCGATGCCGGCTCGGTGCGGATCAAGGGCGTCGAGGTGGCCGGCTGGCCCTCGCACCGGATCGCGCGCCTCGGCGCCGGCATGGTGTTCCAGCATTCACGGCCGCTGCATCGGCAGACGGTGCTCGAGAACATCACCTTGGCGCTCCTGCCCGACAAGCTCATGCGGCTCTTCCCCGACCCCGAGATCGAGGCCCGCGCCAGGGCCATCGCCGAACGGGTCGGCCTCGGCCATGTGCTCGAGCGGCGGCCCTCCACCCTGCCCTTCGCGGATCTGCGCAAGATGGAGATCGCCAAGGCGATCGCCCGCGACCCGCAGGTGGTGCTGGTCGACGAGCCCTTCGCCGGCCTCACCTCCAAGGAGACCGCCGCCTTCGCCCAGCTGATCACCGAGTTGCGCGATGATGGGCGCGCCGTGCTCCTCGTCGACCACAATGTGAAGAGCGTCGCGGCCCTCGTCGACCGCGTCTTCGCCATGTATGTCGGCGAGCGCATCGCCGAAGGCACGGCCGATGAAGTCATGCGCGACGAGACGGTGCGTCGCGTCTATCTCGGCGGCAGCATCGAGGCGGCGGCGCGCCCGGAATCCTCCTTCGGCGATGCCACCCCCTTCCTCGAAGTGAAGGATCTCAACGTCTTCTACGGCAAAGCTCAGGCGCTGGAAGAGGTGTCGATCCATGTGCATCATGGGGAATTCGTGTCGGTCGTCGGCCTGAACGGCGCCGGCAAAACGACCTTGTTCAACGCCATCTCCGGCATGCTGCCCTATGCGGGCGAGATCAGGCGTGAAGGTAAGGTGCAGCGCGGCCTGACGCCCGCCGCCATCGCGCGCGGCGGCATCGTGCAATGCCCCGAAACCCGGGAATTGTTCGGGGACATGACGGTGCGCGAGAATCTCGATCTCGGCGGCCAGCATGTGACGCAGGCCGAGAGCGAGGAGCGGATGGCCTGGCTGTTCGAGCTGTTCCCGATCCTCGAGCAACGCCAGGCGCAGACCGCGGCCACGCTCTCCGGCGGCGAGCAGCAGATGCTGACCATCGCCCGGGCCCTGATGATGAAGCCGGAGCTCCTGATCCTCGACGAGCCCACGCTCGGCCTCGCCCCCGTGATCCTGGAGCAATTGTCCAAAGCCCTCGAAAAGCTACGCCAGACGACACCCATCACCGTGCTGCTCGGCGAGCAGAACGTGACCTTCGCGTTGCCGCATGCCGACCGCGTCTACGTGCTCGAACATGCCCGCATCGTCTGGGAGGGCGATCCGAGCCGCTTCGCGACCGAGGCCGGCACCGGATATCTGTAG
- a CDS encoding transcriptional regulator, ArsR family — MLTTFAALAEPTRFHIVELLGNKPLTVGELCNRLPLGQPQVSKHLRVLRDAGLVDVRADAQLRIYSLRAAPLRELNEWIERFRGIWGARFEQLDGLLIEMLNKEK; from the coding sequence ATGCTCACGACCTTCGCGGCGCTCGCAGAGCCCACCCGATTTCACATCGTAGAATTGCTCGGCAACAAGCCCCTGACGGTAGGCGAGCTTTGCAACCGCCTTCCGCTCGGCCAGCCGCAAGTTTCCAAGCACCTGCGGGTGTTGAGAGATGCCGGCCTCGTCGATGTCAGGGCCGACGCGCAACTGCGAATTTACAGTCTGCGCGCCGCCCCGCTGCGCGAACTCAATGAGTGGATCGAGCGGTTCCGGGGCATCTGGGGTGCACGGTTCGAACAGCTCGACGGGTTGCTGATCGAGATGCTGAACAAGGAAAAGTAG
- a CDS encoding Uncharacterized conserved protein YndB, AHSA1/START domain, producing the protein MIMDATRLELKSQTEIVITRAFAAPRRVVWDAMTKPEYVRRWYGLRILKVSTCEIDLRVGGTWRFVLRAPDGSDHGFTGVYREIAAPDRIVYTENYEAIGPGHEMLVTTTFDEHDGKTILKSRLVYQSEADRDAHVRSGMETGIGESFERLEDLLTTLA; encoded by the coding sequence ATGATCATGGACGCGACGAGGTTGGAGTTGAAATCTCAAACCGAGATAGTCATCACGCGCGCGTTCGCCGCGCCACGCCGCGTCGTCTGGGACGCGATGACGAAGCCGGAATACGTGCGGCGCTGGTATGGGTTGCGGATACTCAAAGTATCGACCTGCGAGATCGACCTGCGCGTTGGTGGAACCTGGCGCTTCGTGCTACGCGCGCCTGACGGTAGCGACCATGGATTCACCGGCGTATACCGAGAGATCGCGGCGCCTGATCGTATCGTCTATACGGAGAATTACGAAGCCATCGGGCCGGGCCACGAAATGCTCGTGACCACGACGTTCGATGAGCATGACGGCAAGACGATATTGAAAAGCCGGCTTGTCTATCAATCGGAGGCAGATCGCGACGCTCACGTGCGGTCGGGCATGGAGACCGGCATCGGCGAGTCGTTCGAACGCCTCGAAGACCTCCTGACCACGCTCGCGTGA
- a CDS encoding Transposase zinc-binding domain-containing protein produces the protein MPRPVLEVADIFRAHGQAWREANAGHVSLGQLKVMAAIENCRTAALGGHVARCEDCAHTIIAYNSCRNRHCPKCQGAAARTWLAEREVELLPVAYYHLVFTLPAAVADIAYQNKATVYDILFKVSSETLITIAADPKHLGARVGAVSVLHTWGSALTHHPHIHMIAPGGGLSLDGLRWVACRPGFFLPVRVLSRLFRRLFLEKLMAAFDAGRLQFFGAHADLSARAAFTAFLAPLRTVEWVVYAKRPFGGPEAVLAYLSRYTHRVAISNARLTALQEGAVAFKWKDYRIKGRDRHKTMRLAVPEFIRRFLIHVLPSGFHRIRHCGLFASGVRAHNIALARRLLAVAAQARQDGGVNDPGDADPPTPSRPCPCCGGRMIIIETFERAGAQRPASHSQIRIDTS, from the coding sequence GTGCCGCGTCCCGTCCTGGAGGTCGCGGATATCTTCCGCGCCCACGGCCAGGCTTGGCGTGAGGCCAACGCCGGCCATGTGAGTCTTGGCCAATTGAAAGTGATGGCGGCGATCGAGAACTGCCGCACGGCGGCGCTCGGCGGTCATGTCGCGCGTTGCGAGGATTGCGCTCACACGATCATCGCTTACAACTCGTGTCGTAACCGTCATTGTCCGAAGTGTCAGGGCGCGGCGGCCAGAACGTGGCTCGCCGAGCGCGAAGTCGAACTCTTGCCCGTTGCCTATTATCACCTCGTGTTCACGCTGCCGGCCGCCGTCGCCGACATCGCCTATCAGAACAAGGCGACGGTCTATGACATTCTGTTCAAGGTGTCGTCCGAAACGCTGATCACGATCGCGGCCGATCCAAAACACTTGGGCGCGCGCGTCGGCGCCGTATCCGTTCTCCACACCTGGGGATCGGCGCTCACGCATCATCCGCACATTCACATGATCGCGCCGGGGGGCGGCCTCTCGCTGGATGGTCTGCGGTGGGTCGCCTGCCGGCCCGGCTTCTTTCTGCCGGTGCGGGTTCTTTCTCGGCTGTTCCGTCGTCTCTTCCTCGAAAAGCTCATGGCCGCGTTCGACGCCGGCCGCCTGCAGTTTTTTGGCGCCCACGCCGACCTTTCGGCGCGCGCTGCATTCACGGCCTTTCTGGCGCCGTTGCGCACGGTGGAATGGGTTGTCTACGCCAAGCGACCCTTTGGCGGACCCGAGGCCGTGCTGGCTTATCTCTCCCGCTACACACATCGCGTCGCCATATCCAACGCCCGGCTGACCGCGCTCCAAGAGGGCGCCGTTGCGTTCAAATGGAAAGACTATCGGATCAAGGGGCGTGATCGCCACAAGACGATGAGGCTCGCCGTCCCAGAGTTCATCCGCCGCTTTCTCATTCACGTCCTGCCGAGCGGCTTCCACCGCATTCGCCATTGCGGCCTATTCGCCAGCGGCGTCCGCGCGCACAATATTGCCCTCGCGCGCCGGTTGCTCGCGGTTGCCGCGCAGGCCCGTCAAGACGGCGGCGTCAATGACCCCGGCGACGCCGATCCGCCCACCCCTTCGCGTCCATGCCCATGCTGCGGTGGCCGCATGATCATCATCGAGACCTTCGAACGCGCAGGCGCTCAGCGCCCCGCTTCGCACAGCCAGATCAGGATCGACACATCATGA
- a CDS encoding amino acid/amide ABC transporter membrane protein 2, HAAT family — MTPASFLISRILSSRTVWISLLVVALASTLPLYVSGYILGLLTIAYYFGVFSMAWDLLFGFANEVNFGPTFLIGLGAYTAGILDNLYQPPIWICLAAGASAAVIGGVVLALPALRVRGPYFGLTTLVAVLMLQNFIVVAASFTGGEIGLTVPDVISIDDKVNYWIALGFMTVSGAILYGLSRSPVGLILQASGQDAVQAGALGFNIVKHKLAAFVISAFFSGLAGALLVFYLGAASVGTFVDVTIGVQVIIGAVLGGRRTILGAVLGAVFLIAANEALRPLGDLSTFIVSAMALVVVLLFPSGFLGMLTRTQEAA; from the coding sequence GTGACGCCAGCATCCTTCCTGATCTCGCGCATCCTGTCGTCGCGCACCGTGTGGATCTCCCTCCTCGTGGTGGCGCTGGCCTCGACATTGCCGCTCTATGTGTCGGGCTACATCCTCGGCCTGTTGACGATCGCCTATTATTTCGGCGTTTTCTCGATGGCCTGGGACCTGCTGTTCGGCTTCGCCAATGAGGTGAATTTCGGCCCGACCTTCCTGATCGGGCTCGGTGCCTATACGGCCGGCATCCTCGACAACCTCTACCAGCCGCCGATCTGGATATGCCTCGCGGCGGGCGCCTCGGCCGCCGTGATCGGCGGCGTCGTGCTGGCGCTGCCGGCCTTGCGGGTCAGGGGCCCGTATTTCGGCCTGACGACGCTCGTCGCCGTGCTGATGCTGCAGAACTTCATCGTGGTGGCGGCGAGCTTCACGGGCGGCGAGATCGGGCTCACCGTGCCGGACGTGATCTCCATCGACGACAAGGTCAATTACTGGATCGCGCTCGGCTTCATGACGGTGAGCGGGGCGATCCTCTACGGCCTGTCGCGCTCGCCCGTCGGCCTCATCTTGCAGGCGAGCGGCCAGGACGCGGTGCAAGCCGGTGCGCTCGGCTTCAACATCGTCAAGCACAAGCTCGCGGCCTTCGTCATCAGCGCCTTCTTTTCCGGGCTCGCGGGCGCGCTCCTGGTGTTCTATCTCGGGGCGGCCTCGGTCGGCACCTTCGTCGATGTGACGATCGGCGTTCAGGTGATCATCGGCGCCGTGCTCGGCGGGCGGCGCACCATCCTCGGCGCGGTGCTGGGTGCAGTGTTCCTGATCGCCGCCAACGAGGCTCTGCGCCCGCTCGGCGATCTCTCCACCTTCATCGTCTCGGCGATGGCGCTGGTCGTGGTCCTCCTGTTCCCGAGCGGCTTCCTCGGCATGCTGACGCGCACCCAGGAGGCCGCATGA
- a CDS encoding Uncharacterized conserved protein YdhG, YjbR/CyaY-like superfamily, DUF1801 family encodes MNRDTSPAVERVGAPTADIDSYLARIPEPARTALENLRKTIRAAAPRATEAINYKLPTFRHLGMLVGYGATTKHCALYVMSGSVLSPFKDELSAYDTSKGTIRFPANAPLPAALVRRIVKARISENEARALLKAEKRRRAGTDSPR; translated from the coding sequence ATGAACCGCGACACTTCGCCTGCTGTCGAGAGGGTCGGCGCTCCCACGGCGGACATCGACAGTTATCTCGCGCGCATACCGGAACCGGCCCGAACCGCGCTCGAAAACCTGCGTAAGACAATCCGAGCTGCGGCACCCAGGGCCACCGAGGCAATCAATTACAAGCTCCCCACCTTCCGCCATCTTGGAATGTTGGTGGGTTATGGCGCCACCACGAAACACTGCGCCCTATACGTCATGAGCGGTTCGGTCTTGAGCCCGTTCAAGGACGAACTGAGCGCATACGATACTTCGAAAGGGACAATCCGGTTCCCGGCAAATGCGCCTCTCCCCGCGGCGCTCGTGAGGAGAATAGTCAAGGCGCGCATATCAGAAAACGAGGCAAGAGCGCTGCTCAAGGCGGAAAAGAGAAGGCGCGCGGGCACGGATTCTCCACGCTGA
- a CDS encoding Calcineurin-like phosphoesterase — protein sequence MTDTPKVDLNRRDVMKGGAAALALAGAALPAGAGLAADGQTVTGVVFEDRSRAGHRQQGDPGVAGVLVSNGREVAKTDAEGRYTLPIEEGMTVFVVKPTGYSVPLDANNLPRFFYIHQPKGTPAELKLRFRGIDPTGPLPASVDFALRKSEEPTSFDVILFTDTQPESDAEVSFIRDDVVNGLIGTKAAFGLTMGDVMFDDLSLYHRYNRIIAQIGLPWYSIGGNHDLNYEAPDRSHSRETFRRVFGPAYYAFEYGGAVFLMLDNVDYLGTDPSKPHGAGKYEGRLDDRQLAFIANLLKEVPADKLVVVGMHIPLRTYLDLKDPSVFTVNREALFKLLSDRPNTVSFSGHTHTTEHHYFGAADGFTGKEPHHHHVMTAVSGSWWSGPFDHRGVAVADSRDGSPNGFHILSVAGNRYTTRFQPANEPNARQMRIVLDSEFHRGQKEIYRDFRLGQLLGSPIAQENVYATEVVVNFFDGGPRSKVEYLIGDRPALAMVPDVRPDPFVEEVFARNQATKKPWVNAEPCSHIFVARLPADLEPGTHRLQVRAVDEYGREHNDNLVVEITGADGRSRS from the coding sequence ATGACGGATACCCCCAAGGTCGATTTGAACCGCCGCGACGTGATGAAAGGCGGAGCTGCGGCGCTCGCGCTCGCCGGCGCGGCCTTGCCGGCGGGCGCCGGTCTCGCGGCCGATGGGCAGACGGTGACGGGCGTGGTGTTCGAGGACCGCTCGCGCGCCGGGCATCGGCAACAAGGCGATCCGGGCGTCGCGGGCGTGCTGGTATCGAATGGGCGCGAGGTCGCCAAGACCGATGCCGAAGGCCGCTACACGCTGCCGATCGAGGAGGGGATGACGGTGTTCGTCGTCAAGCCGACCGGCTATTCCGTGCCGCTCGACGCCAACAACCTGCCGCGCTTCTTCTACATCCACCAGCCCAAGGGAACGCCCGCCGAGCTTAAGCTGCGTTTCCGCGGCATCGACCCGACCGGTCCGTTGCCGGCCTCGGTCGATTTCGCGCTGCGCAAATCCGAGGAGCCGACGAGCTTCGACGTCATCTTGTTCACCGACACCCAGCCTGAGAGCGACGCCGAGGTCAGCTTCATCCGCGACGACGTCGTCAACGGCCTGATCGGCACCAAAGCCGCTTTCGGCCTCACCATGGGCGATGTGATGTTCGACGATCTGTCGCTCTATCACCGCTATAACCGCATCATCGCCCAGATCGGCCTGCCCTGGTACAGCATCGGCGGCAATCACGACCTGAATTACGAGGCGCCGGACCGCAGCCATTCGCGCGAGACCTTCAGGCGCGTCTTCGGCCCGGCCTATTACGCTTTCGAATATGGCGGGGCCGTCTTCCTGATGCTCGACAATGTCGATTATCTCGGCACCGATCCGTCGAAGCCGCACGGCGCCGGCAAATATGAAGGCCGGCTCGACGATCGCCAGCTCGCCTTCATCGCCAATCTCCTCAAGGAGGTCCCGGCCGACAAGCTGGTCGTGGTCGGCATGCATATCCCGCTGCGCACCTATCTCGACCTGAAGGACCCGTCGGTCTTCACCGTCAATCGCGAGGCGCTGTTCAAGCTCCTGTCGGATCGCCCCAACACGGTGAGCTTCTCGGGCCATACGCACACGACCGAGCATCACTATTTCGGCGCAGCCGACGGCTTCACCGGGAAGGAGCCGCATCATCACCACGTCATGACGGCGGTCAGCGGTTCCTGGTGGAGCGGTCCCTTCGATCACCGCGGCGTCGCGGTCGCCGACAGCCGGGACGGCAGCCCGAACGGCTTCCACATCCTCAGCGTCGCCGGCAATCGCTACACGACGCGCTTCCAGCCCGCCAATGAACCGAATGCGCGCCAGATGCGCATCGTCCTCGACAGCGAGTTCCATCGCGGCCAGAAGGAAATCTACCGCGATTTCCGCCTCGGCCAATTGCTCGGCTCGCCGATCGCGCAGGAGAATGTCTATGCGACCGAGGTCGTGGTGAACTTCTTCGATGGCGGGCCGCGCTCCAAGGTCGAATACCTGATCGGTGACCGGCCGGCCTTGGCGATGGTGCCGGATGTGCGCCCCGACCCCTTCGTCGAGGAGGTGTTCGCGCGCAACCAGGCGACCAAGAAGCCCTGGGTCAACGCCGAGCCTTGCTCGCATATCTTCGTGGCGCGGCTGCCCGCCGATCTCGAGCCCGGGACGCATCGCCTCCAGGTGCGCGCCGTCGACGAATATGGGCGCGAGCACAACGACAACCTGGTGGTCGAGATCACCGGCGCGGATGGGCGCAGCAGATCCTGA